In one window of Pseudomonadota bacterium DNA:
- a CDS encoding IS91 family transposase, whose protein sequence is MARPPLEVADIFRDHGPAWRLKNLGHVNLGQLKVMSAIERCRSAALGGHVLRCDDCATVQIAYNSCRNRHCPKCQGSAAKQWLAERQAELLPVEYYHVVFTLPAPISDIAYQNKAVIYDLLFQATAETLRTLAADPKHLGARIGFTAVLHTWGSAMTHHPHLHCIVPGGGLSPDGEQWIPCKRGFFLPVRVLSRLFRRLFLEQLSVAHRAGRLECFGQHQHLTDAGAFADFLSPLRQIDWVVYAKRPFSGPEAVLAYLSRYTHRVAISNSRLIAHDDQGVTFKWKDYRAKSAQHYKTMRLTHDEFIRRFLIHVLPTGFHRIRHFGLFANHLRANTVQRIRTCLLDDADQSEAASEALDANNTPRHTYVCPACGAPMIVIETLERANTPRAPPS, encoded by the coding sequence ATGGCACGGCCTCCCTTGGAGGTTGCGGATATTTTCCGCGACCATGGCCCCGCGTGGCGTCTTAAGAACCTCGGGCATGTCAACCTCGGCCAGCTGAAGGTGATGTCGGCGATTGAGCGCTGCCGCAGTGCTGCGCTCGGTGGACACGTCTTGCGCTGTGACGACTGCGCCACGGTGCAGATCGCCTACAACTCCTGCCGCAACCGGCACTGTCCGAAATGTCAGGGTTCAGCCGCCAAGCAGTGGCTCGCCGAGCGGCAGGCGGAACTCCTGCCGGTTGAGTACTACCACGTGGTGTTCACCTTGCCCGCGCCGATCAGCGACATCGCCTATCAGAACAAAGCCGTGATCTACGATCTCTTGTTCCAGGCCACCGCCGAGACCTTGCGCACCCTCGCCGCCGATCCCAAGCACCTCGGTGCCCGCATCGGCTTCACCGCCGTGCTGCACACCTGGGGTTCCGCGATGACGCACCATCCGCACCTCCACTGCATCGTCCCCGGCGGCGGGCTCTCTCCCGATGGCGAGCAGTGGATCCCGTGCAAGCGGGGCTTCTTCTTACCCGTGCGGGTGCTCTCACGGCTGTTCCGCCGTCTCTTCCTCGAGCAACTGAGTGTGGCGCACCGTGCGGGGCGTCTCGAGTGCTTTGGTCAACACCAACACCTCACCGATGCGGGTGCCTTTGCCGACTTCTTGAGTCCACTGCGCCAGATCGACTGGGTCGTGTATGCCAAGCGACCCTTCTCAGGCCCCGAGGCGGTCCTCGCCTACCTCTCCCGCTACACCCATCGGGTCGCGATCTCGAACAGCCGGCTCATCGCCCATGATGACCAAGGCGTCACGTTCAAGTGGAAGGACTATCGGGCAAAGTCGGCTCAGCACTACAAGACCATGCGGTTGACGCACGATGAGTTCATCCGGCGCTTTCTCATCCATGTCCTACCTACTGGCTTCCACCGCATCCGGCACTTCGGTCTCTTCGCCAACCACCTACGCGCCAATACTGTGCAACGGATCCGTACGTGCCTCCTTGACGATGCTGATCAATCCGAAGCGGCCTCCGAGGCGCTCGATGCCAACAACACTCCTCGCCATACCTACGTGTGTCCCGCGTGCGGTGCGCCGATGATCGTCATTGAGACCCTCGAGCGAGCAAACACTCCACGGGCACCACCGTCATGA
- a CDS encoding site-specific integrase, with the protein MSHSTKPISPLRQRMIEDMTLRKFSPKTQTAYLRAVANFTRFLGRSPDTAEAEDLRRYQLRLVEQGGSSTSLNATITGLKFFFEVTLDRPEAMKKMRHVYEPRKLPEILSFDEVTRLLQAAGSLKYQAALGVAYGAGLRANEVVHLKVSDIDSERMIIRVEQGKGKRDRQAMLSPALLTILRAWWREGRSQRKLLPGGWLFPGQNPVNPMSTRQLNRAFHLACAAAEIDKRVSLHSLRHAFATHLLEHHEDIRIIQVLLGHKKIENTARYSHVATSLLREVKGPLEYLDIQLPR; encoded by the coding sequence ATGAGTCATTCTACCAAGCCCATCAGCCCCTTGCGTCAACGCATGATCGAGGACATGACGTTGCGCAAGTTCTCGCCCAAAACCCAGACTGCCTACCTCAGAGCCGTTGCAAACTTTACCCGTTTCCTCGGCCGTTCGCCGGACACGGCCGAGGCGGAGGATCTCCGACGCTATCAGCTGCGCCTGGTCGAGCAAGGGGGTTCGAGCACCAGTCTGAACGCGACCATCACGGGGCTCAAGTTCTTCTTCGAGGTCACGCTCGATCGGCCCGAGGCCATGAAGAAGATGCGCCACGTCTATGAACCGCGCAAGCTCCCGGAGATCTTGAGCTTTGACGAAGTCACCCGATTGCTCCAAGCCGCGGGTAGCCTCAAGTACCAGGCCGCACTCGGTGTCGCCTACGGCGCGGGGTTGCGCGCCAACGAGGTCGTGCACCTCAAGGTCAGCGACATCGACAGCGAACGGATGATCATCCGGGTCGAGCAGGGCAAAGGCAAACGGGATCGCCAAGCCATGCTCTCACCGGCACTCCTGACGATCTTGCGTGCCTGGTGGCGGGAGGGCCGCAGCCAGCGCAAGCTGCTCCCCGGGGGTTGGCTGTTCCCGGGACAGAACCCGGTGAACCCGATGTCGACCCGGCAACTCAACCGTGCGTTCCACCTGGCGTGCGCCGCCGCCGAGATCGACAAACGGGTTTCGCTGCATTCGTTGCGCCATGCATTTGCCACACACCTCCTAGAGCACCACGAGGACATCCGCATCATCCAAGTATTGCTCGGACACAAGAAGATCGAGAACACCGCACGTTACAGCCATGTCGCGACGAGCCTCCTGCGCGAGGTGAAGGGCCCCCTGGAGTATCTGGATATCCAACTGCCACGCTAA